Proteins from one Terriglobus tenax genomic window:
- a CDS encoding glycosyl hydrolase family 18 protein, which produces MKLLAALLLLASSAFAQPAKSMLYLRNNQRGIDSFLAHRRQIDILVPTWYQVDADGHVTGAPNPTILSAARQSHIAVVPIVALFNKDAAHHLLTTPAAEDSFANGLLVLCREHHYTGIQLDIENILATDRDPFTAMVRKLSEALHREHFELQIAVVPPAPGQPGETAFGRWIWEEWRGVFDLKAIAPFVDAIGLMTYDQHTRYTMPGPVAGWNWTRQNLDYALAQGVPRNKLYLGIALYGYHWFTGDPMFDHKEPHPNLTADYISWRDSMQLLHTYAPGRLPQWDADEHTEWFYFYRDQMREYIFLTGRRTFADRYRLAQQEHLAGFCSWVLGEEDPAIWQLLPKH; this is translated from the coding sequence ATGAAACTGCTTGCCGCGCTCCTTCTGCTTGCCTCCTCCGCTTTCGCTCAACCAGCAAAATCCATGCTGTACCTGCGCAATAACCAGCGCGGCATTGACAGCTTCCTGGCCCACCGCAGGCAGATCGACATCCTTGTCCCCACCTGGTACCAGGTGGACGCAGACGGCCACGTGACCGGCGCCCCCAACCCCACCATCCTCTCCGCCGCGCGCCAGTCCCACATCGCCGTCGTGCCCATCGTCGCTCTTTTCAACAAGGACGCAGCCCACCACCTGCTCACCACGCCCGCCGCGGAAGACAGCTTCGCTAACGGCCTTCTCGTCCTCTGCCGCGAGCATCACTACACCGGCATCCAGCTCGACATTGAAAACATTCTCGCCACCGACCGCGACCCCTTCACCGCGATGGTCCGCAAGCTCTCAGAAGCCCTGCACCGCGAGCACTTCGAGCTGCAGATCGCCGTCGTTCCACCCGCTCCCGGCCAACCCGGCGAGACCGCCTTCGGCCGCTGGATCTGGGAAGAATGGCGCGGCGTCTTCGACCTGAAAGCCATCGCTCCGTTTGTCGACGCCATCGGCCTGATGACCTACGACCAGCACACCCGCTACACCATGCCCGGCCCCGTCGCCGGATGGAACTGGACCCGGCAGAACCTCGACTACGCCCTTGCGCAGGGAGTCCCGCGCAACAAGCTCTACCTCGGCATCGCTCTCTACGGTTACCACTGGTTCACCGGCGACCCCATGTTCGACCACAAGGAGCCGCACCCCAACCTCACCGCCGACTACATCTCCTGGCGCGACTCCATGCAACTGCTGCACACCTACGCCCCCGGCAGGCTGCCGCAGTGGGACGCCGACGAACACACCGAATGGTTCTACTTCTACCGCGACCAGATGCGCGAATACATCTTCCTCACCGGCCGCCGTACCTTCGCCGACCGCTACCGCCTGGCCCAGCAGGAACACCTCGCGGGCTTCTGCTCCTGGGTCCTGGGCGAAGAAGACCCCGCCATCTGGCAGCTCCTGCCAAAGCACTAA
- a CDS encoding methyltransferase family protein produces MTHEVAVRVGMLYGPMVMAVAGWILAPARNRSRTGAAVLVAVLWLLPVLWALQTVNQRAGWWKFTVHGPAVRGMPLEAYLGWVVLWGAVPVLLPGSLPWAWRVVTLVSFDLLVMPMCSPVLVLSREWLWGEAGFVVVGLLPAVLLGEWTRVQRFPARRAWMQVVMAGMVVLFLLPECVFVLRGGGWEQRLCWLRTHPRWENALGAVAVQCVLLLGVMGVAAAREFGVRGAGTPIPFDPPRRLVVSGVYRYVANPMQLSCVLVMLAWAAVLRSGWLALGAVVSVVYSAGLAAWDEGEDLRLRFGERWVRYRGQVRDWRVRWRPYVEPDAAPAVLWVSAACGPCSEVRLWFERHEVRGMVIRAAEEHPTQRLRRVRYEDGEYGADGVRAVFRALEHVHFGWAFAGMVLGMPGVWWVVQVVMDGCGLGEREIGCRTVIKT; encoded by the coding sequence ATGACACATGAGGTCGCGGTGCGAGTGGGGATGTTGTATGGACCTATGGTGATGGCGGTAGCTGGATGGATTCTTGCTCCCGCACGGAACCGTAGCCGCACAGGCGCGGCGGTGCTGGTGGCGGTGTTGTGGCTGTTGCCTGTGCTGTGGGCGTTGCAGACGGTGAATCAGCGTGCGGGATGGTGGAAGTTTACGGTCCATGGCCCGGCTGTGCGTGGCATGCCGCTGGAGGCGTACCTGGGGTGGGTGGTATTGTGGGGCGCCGTGCCCGTGTTGCTACCGGGAAGCTTGCCGTGGGCGTGGCGGGTAGTGACCCTGGTGAGTTTTGACCTGCTGGTGATGCCGATGTGCTCGCCGGTACTTGTGCTTTCGCGAGAGTGGCTTTGGGGAGAAGCGGGGTTTGTGGTTGTAGGCCTGCTGCCCGCGGTGTTGCTGGGTGAGTGGACGAGGGTGCAGCGCTTCCCTGCCCGAAGGGCCTGGATGCAGGTGGTGATGGCGGGGATGGTGGTTCTGTTTCTGCTGCCGGAGTGTGTGTTTGTGTTGCGTGGTGGTGGTTGGGAACAGCGCTTGTGTTGGCTTCGAACCCACCCGCGTTGGGAAAACGCCCTGGGAGCCGTTGCTGTCCAATGCGTGCTCCTGCTGGGCGTGATGGGTGTGGCGGCGGCGCGGGAGTTCGGGGTGCGCGGCGCGGGGACGCCGATTCCGTTTGATCCGCCGCGGAGGCTGGTGGTGAGTGGGGTGTATCGCTATGTGGCGAACCCGATGCAGTTGAGCTGCGTGCTGGTGATGCTGGCATGGGCGGCTGTGTTGCGGAGTGGATGGCTGGCGCTGGGTGCTGTGGTCAGCGTGGTGTACTCCGCCGGACTGGCGGCGTGGGATGAAGGCGAGGACCTGCGCCTGCGGTTTGGAGAGCGTTGGGTTCGGTATCGCGGGCAGGTGCGGGACTGGCGTGTGCGATGGAGACCGTATGTGGAACCGGATGCTGCGCCCGCGGTGCTTTGGGTAAGCGCTGCATGTGGTCCGTGCAGCGAGGTGCGGCTGTGGTTTGAGCGGCACGAGGTGCGGGGCATGGTGATTCGCGCGGCGGAGGAGCACCCAACGCAACGTCTGCGGCGGGTGCGTTATGAAGATGGGGAGTACGGCGCGGATGGGGTTCGGGCGGTGTTCCGCGCATTGGAGCATGTGCACTTTGGATGGGCGTTTGCGGGGATGGTGCTTGGGATGCCAGGGGTGTGGTGGGTGGTGCAGGTGGTGATGGATGGGTGTGGGTTGGGGGAGCGGGAGATTGGATGCAGAACCGTGATCAAAACGTAA
- a CDS encoding DUF1643 domain-containing protein has protein sequence MAKKVKAHDPGGKVRLAVYAGATSTAEFGGKHNEYRYTLKRIWDEAKPHILFVMMNPSTADIDVDDPTVAKCGRLARKWGYGGLYVGNTFAYRATEQKRLLEVEDPVGPENDRYLIEMAKDSDVVVFAYGTPVDKRLRARGEQVARLLCEKASVTPQVLRLSKQGIPWHPLYLPETVVPVEWKL, from the coding sequence ATGGCGAAGAAGGTGAAAGCGCACGACCCGGGAGGCAAGGTGCGGCTGGCGGTCTACGCCGGAGCGACGAGCACGGCGGAGTTTGGCGGGAAACACAACGAGTACCGCTACACGCTGAAACGCATCTGGGATGAGGCGAAACCTCACATCCTGTTCGTAATGATGAATCCGAGCACCGCCGACATCGACGTGGACGATCCGACGGTGGCCAAGTGCGGCCGCCTGGCGCGGAAGTGGGGTTACGGCGGGCTGTATGTGGGCAACACCTTCGCTTATCGCGCGACCGAGCAGAAGCGTCTTCTGGAAGTGGAGGACCCGGTGGGTCCGGAGAATGATCGCTACCTGATCGAGATGGCGAAGGACTCGGATGTGGTGGTCTTTGCCTATGGAACTCCGGTGGACAAACGTCTGCGGGCGCGCGGTGAGCAGGTGGCGAGGCTGCTCTGCGAGAAGGCCAGCGTGACCCCGCAGGTGTTGCGGCTGAGCAAGCAGGGAATTCCGTGGCACCCGTTGTATCTGCCGGAGACGGTGGTGCCGGTGGAGTGGAAGCTGTAG
- the pgeF gene encoding peptidoglycan editing factor PgeF yields the protein MSVLRAWDFDWLWHGFSTRLGGVSTVYRRPDDLNLGWTKEDTDANVAENRRIFALRTTLNAVSDTVLTRQTHGVVINRVHAGLEPLITENGRAVLEGDGLVTNEPGILIGVQTADCIPVILVDPVQKAVGVFHAGWRGTVAGIVEAGVLRMASEFGSAPADMLGAIGPGIGPCCFETGNEVRTAFRERWTYAEELFEGRLINLWEANRRQLVDSGLRPESVTVLGECTAHQLDRFFSHRAEKGVTGRMIAAAGVKG from the coding sequence ATGAGTGTGTTGCGCGCGTGGGATTTCGATTGGCTGTGGCATGGGTTCAGTACCCGGCTGGGTGGCGTTTCCACTGTCTACCGACGTCCGGACGACCTGAACCTTGGCTGGACGAAGGAAGATACGGACGCCAACGTGGCGGAAAACCGGCGCATCTTTGCGCTTAGAACGACCTTAAATGCGGTTTCAGACACGGTTTTGACGCGCCAGACGCATGGAGTTGTCATCAACCGGGTGCATGCCGGGCTAGAACCGCTGATCACGGAGAATGGCCGCGCGGTGCTGGAGGGTGACGGGCTGGTGACGAATGAGCCGGGCATCCTGATCGGCGTCCAGACCGCCGACTGCATCCCGGTGATCCTGGTGGATCCCGTACAAAAAGCTGTCGGCGTCTTCCATGCCGGATGGCGGGGAACGGTCGCGGGGATTGTCGAGGCAGGAGTGCTGAGAATGGCTTCCGAGTTCGGTTCCGCTCCCGCGGACATGCTGGGTGCGATTGGACCGGGGATTGGGCCATGCTGCTTCGAGACAGGTAACGAGGTTCGTACCGCCTTCCGCGAGCGCTGGACGTATGCGGAGGAGCTCTTCGAGGGCCGGCTGATCAATCTATGGGAAGCCAACCGGAGGCAGTTGGTGGACAGCGGCCTGAGACCGGAGAGCGTGACCGTTCTGGGTGAATGCACGGCGCACCAGCTGGACCGTTTCTTCTCGCACCGGGCGGAGAAGGGCGTGACCGGACGCATGATCGCCGCGGCGGGAGTAAAAGGCTGA
- a CDS encoding sigma-54 dependent transcriptional regulator, with protein sequence MTPASPIRVAAVLTSQAAVATLQTALLASGFELEPVAAEQWKTISPAIVIVELREDLATLRRICDESAGIPVVVLLPASRADLAFAASKAGARELLTLSAEPEEIRQCLRTLMEALPQGPAKEGGLPVLFGNHPRMAEIRDTISKVAATSATVLIRGESGVGKDVVARMIFEQSRRAAKPFVKVNCAAIPDDLLESELFGYEAGAFTGATRSKPGRFELAHTGTLFLDEIGEMQPALQAKLLHVLQDGAFSRLGAKQDVAVDVRVLCATNKLLEQRVAEGLFREDLFYRINVVTVHIPPLRERRDEIAPLIRHFLYKYAGIYGREQTTFSPEAMSALLAYSWPGNIRELENLCKRFVIVGGETQILRELSARSHPPAPLPAPAPAPAPVAAATASEPARQPAGASLLEVGKRAAWQAERRLILETLETVRWNRKAAAERLGISYRSLRSKIDQIDREEDIKQHLIA encoded by the coding sequence ATGACCCCGGCTTCGCCAATTCGTGTGGCGGCGGTTCTCACCTCCCAGGCCGCCGTGGCCACTCTACAGACCGCCCTGCTTGCCTCCGGGTTTGAGCTCGAACCCGTCGCCGCCGAGCAGTGGAAGACCATCTCTCCTGCCATCGTGATCGTCGAGCTGCGCGAAGACCTGGCCACCCTGCGCCGCATCTGCGACGAGTCCGCCGGAATCCCCGTCGTTGTCCTGTTGCCCGCATCACGGGCTGACCTTGCCTTCGCGGCCTCAAAAGCCGGAGCCAGGGAACTCCTCACCCTGTCCGCCGAACCGGAAGAGATTCGCCAGTGCCTTCGCACCCTGATGGAAGCTCTTCCCCAGGGACCCGCCAAAGAAGGTGGACTTCCCGTCCTCTTCGGCAACCACCCGCGCATGGCGGAGATTCGCGACACCATCTCCAAGGTGGCCGCCACCAGTGCCACCGTACTTATCCGCGGCGAAAGCGGCGTCGGAAAAGACGTTGTCGCCCGCATGATCTTTGAGCAATCCCGCCGCGCAGCCAAGCCGTTCGTCAAGGTCAACTGCGCCGCCATCCCGGACGACCTGCTCGAAAGCGAGCTCTTCGGCTACGAAGCAGGAGCCTTCACCGGCGCCACACGCTCCAAGCCAGGCCGTTTTGAACTGGCCCACACCGGCACCCTCTTTCTGGACGAGATCGGCGAAATGCAGCCCGCCCTGCAGGCCAAGCTTCTGCACGTTCTGCAGGACGGGGCCTTCTCCCGCCTGGGCGCCAAGCAGGACGTCGCCGTCGACGTCCGCGTTCTTTGCGCAACAAACAAATTACTCGAGCAGCGCGTCGCCGAAGGGCTCTTCCGCGAAGACCTCTTCTACCGCATCAACGTCGTCACTGTGCACATTCCGCCCCTGCGCGAGCGCCGCGACGAGATCGCCCCGCTGATCCGCCACTTCCTTTACAAATACGCCGGCATCTACGGCCGCGAGCAGACCACCTTCTCGCCCGAAGCCATGTCCGCCCTGCTGGCCTACAGCTGGCCCGGCAACATTCGCGAGCTCGAAAACCTGTGCAAGCGCTTCGTCATCGTCGGCGGCGAAACCCAGATCCTGCGCGAGCTCTCCGCCCGCAGCCACCCACCGGCCCCGCTTCCCGCCCCCGCCCCCGCCCCTGCACCGGTGGCGGCTGCAACCGCTTCAGAGCCCGCTCGCCAGCCGGCAGGCGCCAGCCTGTTGGAAGTGGGCAAGCGTGCCGCCTGGCAGGCAGAACGCCGGCTGATCCTGGAGACGCTGGAGACCGTCCGCTGGAACCGCAAAGCAGCAGCAGAACGGCTGGGCATCAGCTACCGCTCTCTCCGCAGCAAGATCGACCAGATCGATCGCGAGGAAGACATAAAGCAGCATTTAATTGCCTGA
- the aroE gene encoding shikimate dehydrogenase, which translates to MTSSTPTLALQSLRSRLGRVCVALQGASPAELFEKAEAAVPEHTFLEFRLDSLPNPAAALPRLKAFLESNPIVTAITTCRRKPNGGGFTGNLAAELEILTKAAAAGSQLIDLEIESAEVMKPADLEKLRAAGAALIVSYHDFEKTGDLDAVYTRMLKFQPDFYKVVPTAQSLSDNLKLFAFLEKYGEAGNVAGMSMGEFGVVSRVLGPRYGSVFTFASASTEDATAPGQIAARTMVETYRIDQIGPGTKVYGVAGNPVRSSMSPMMLNTAFRRETVNSVYLALQTSKLSDLLKVLQAVPISGLSVTMPLKQEILSHLERTDPLSAKIGAVNTIVRGQDGKLYGFNTDVGGILGPIERRRPVKGAKVLVLGAGGAARAAVFGLKDKGADVTLYNRTPETAQKLAKQAGAKVIKREQIAKTQFDLIINSTPAGMKGGKLTHVLEPEEINAGLVFDLVYNPIETPLLRMARAKGIPVITGVEMFVHQGARQFEIWTGKPAPEDEMLRVVVHALRQQAEGGTPAAVVETKRVATAKEETPSPEKPVVKAEAPKKVAPAPVPAKKAVPVEVKKAPALVKKPVVKAPAKVVAKKSAPAKAAKKSVPVKLAKKAVVKKAAPAAVKKTVTKPVAKKAVRKK; encoded by the coding sequence ATGACTTCTTCCACTCCGACCCTCGCCCTGCAATCGTTGCGTTCGCGCCTTGGCCGTGTCTGCGTCGCTCTGCAGGGTGCAAGCCCGGCCGAGCTTTTTGAAAAGGCCGAGGCCGCGGTTCCCGAGCATACGTTTCTTGAGTTCCGCCTGGATTCGCTGCCGAATCCGGCGGCCGCCCTGCCGCGCCTGAAGGCATTTCTTGAGTCAAACCCGATTGTGACGGCGATTACCACCTGCCGCCGCAAGCCGAATGGCGGAGGGTTTACCGGCAACCTGGCGGCGGAACTGGAGATCCTGACCAAGGCTGCGGCCGCTGGCAGCCAGTTGATCGACCTGGAGATTGAGTCGGCCGAGGTGATGAAGCCGGCCGACCTGGAAAAGCTGCGTGCCGCCGGTGCGGCGCTGATTGTCAGCTATCACGACTTTGAGAAGACCGGGGACCTGGACGCCGTTTATACGCGCATGCTGAAGTTCCAGCCGGACTTCTATAAGGTGGTGCCGACTGCGCAGTCTCTGTCGGACAACCTGAAGCTGTTTGCCTTCCTGGAGAAGTATGGGGAGGCGGGCAATGTGGCTGGCATGTCGATGGGTGAGTTCGGCGTGGTTTCGCGGGTGCTGGGGCCACGGTATGGCTCGGTCTTTACCTTTGCATCTGCCAGCACGGAAGACGCCACGGCTCCGGGACAGATTGCTGCTCGCACCATGGTGGAGACCTACCGGATTGACCAGATTGGGCCGGGAACGAAGGTGTATGGCGTGGCGGGGAACCCGGTGCGGTCCTCCATGTCGCCGATGATGCTGAACACGGCCTTCCGGCGCGAGACGGTGAATTCCGTGTACCTGGCTCTGCAGACCTCGAAGCTGAGCGACCTGCTGAAGGTGCTGCAGGCGGTGCCGATCAGCGGGCTTTCCGTGACCATGCCGCTGAAGCAGGAGATTCTGTCGCACCTGGAGCGGACCGATCCGCTTTCGGCCAAGATTGGCGCGGTGAACACGATTGTGCGCGGCCAGGATGGCAAGCTCTACGGCTTCAATACGGACGTGGGCGGCATTCTTGGGCCGATTGAGCGGCGTCGTCCGGTGAAGGGGGCGAAGGTGCTGGTGCTGGGCGCAGGCGGGGCGGCGCGGGCGGCGGTTTTCGGGCTGAAGGACAAGGGTGCGGATGTGACGCTCTACAACCGCACGCCGGAGACAGCGCAGAAGCTGGCCAAGCAGGCCGGAGCGAAGGTGATCAAGCGGGAGCAGATTGCGAAGACGCAGTTTGACCTGATCATCAACTCGACCCCTGCGGGGATGAAGGGCGGCAAGCTGACCCACGTCCTGGAGCCGGAAGAGATCAATGCCGGGCTGGTCTTTGACCTGGTCTACAACCCGATTGAGACCCCGCTGCTGCGGATGGCGCGGGCCAAGGGGATTCCGGTGATTACCGGGGTGGAAATGTTTGTTCACCAGGGAGCGCGGCAGTTCGAGATCTGGACGGGCAAGCCTGCTCCGGAGGACGAGATGCTGCGCGTGGTGGTGCATGCGCTGCGGCAACAGGCGGAGGGCGGCACACCGGCTGCGGTCGTCGAGACAAAGCGGGTTGCGACGGCGAAGGAAGAGACGCCTTCCCCGGAGAAGCCCGTGGTGAAGGCGGAGGCGCCGAAGAAGGTGGCTCCTGCACCTGTTCCAGCAAAGAAAGCAGTGCCGGTGGAAGTGAAGAAAGCCCCGGCCCTGGTGAAGAAGCCGGTGGTGAAGGCTCCTGCGAAGGTGGTGGCCAAGAAGTCTGCCCCTGCTAAGGCAGCGAAGAAGTCGGTCCCCGTAAAGCTGGCCAAGAAGGCTGTCGTGAAGAAAGCTGCTCCGGCTGCGGTGAAGAAGACAGTTACGAAGCCCGTGGCGAAGAAAGCTGTTCGTAAGAAGTAG
- a CDS encoding glycoside hydrolase family 27 protein: MALTAGVCAGQKLADKPAMGWNSWDSYGLTITEQQFRDNVVVLDQKLKPLGWNYAVIDEGWFLRNPLDRPHPEKLEYEIDAFGRYIPVPARFPSALREDSNTGFAELGRWVHARGLKFGIHIVRGIPRESVKRNLPIEGSKFTAEDAADTTDACPWDPTNWGIKANAAGQAWYDALLRQYAGWGVDFLKVDCIAENPYKVSEIRQIKLAIERSGRPMVLSLSPGPTNLSHAAEVGSLAQMWRISNDIWDVWKGTAKFPRTVYDQFDLLAAWAGYAKPGNWPDVDMLPVGELSPKPDVGPGARKSRLTQTEQRTMMTLWAVARSPLILGANLTLLDEPTMRLIGDRDLIRIDQTALASREVLHEGDLRVWRADLPGKEYAIAVFNTGDEPLAVKKELSVLGLAGRYSARRAGGKGIASQVVEETVAPHGSALFFAK; this comes from the coding sequence ATGGCATTGACTGCAGGTGTGTGTGCCGGGCAGAAGCTGGCGGATAAGCCTGCGATGGGCTGGAATAGCTGGGACTCGTATGGGTTGACCATCACCGAGCAGCAGTTCCGGGACAACGTGGTGGTGCTGGACCAGAAGCTGAAGCCGCTGGGCTGGAACTACGCCGTGATTGATGAGGGCTGGTTTCTGCGCAATCCTCTGGACCGGCCGCACCCGGAAAAGCTGGAGTACGAGATTGACGCTTTTGGACGGTATATCCCCGTTCCGGCGCGCTTTCCTTCCGCATTGCGCGAGGACAGCAATACCGGTTTTGCGGAGCTTGGGCGCTGGGTGCATGCACGCGGACTGAAGTTCGGTATCCATATTGTGCGCGGCATTCCTAGGGAGAGCGTGAAGCGGAACCTGCCCATTGAGGGGTCAAAGTTCACAGCGGAGGATGCAGCCGATACGACGGATGCCTGCCCATGGGATCCGACGAACTGGGGGATCAAGGCCAATGCGGCCGGGCAGGCCTGGTATGACGCTCTGCTGCGGCAGTATGCGGGGTGGGGCGTCGACTTTCTGAAGGTGGATTGCATTGCGGAGAATCCGTACAAGGTCAGCGAGATCCGGCAGATCAAGCTGGCGATCGAGCGCAGCGGACGGCCGATGGTGCTGAGCCTGTCACCGGGGCCGACGAACCTGTCGCATGCGGCGGAGGTGGGTTCGCTGGCGCAGATGTGGCGTATCTCCAATGACATTTGGGATGTGTGGAAGGGCACGGCGAAGTTTCCGCGCACCGTGTATGACCAGTTTGACCTGCTGGCGGCATGGGCCGGGTATGCAAAGCCGGGCAACTGGCCGGATGTGGATATGCTGCCGGTGGGTGAGCTGAGTCCGAAACCGGATGTTGGACCAGGGGCGAGGAAGTCCCGGCTGACGCAGACAGAACAGCGGACGATGATGACGCTGTGGGCTGTGGCGCGGAGCCCGCTGATTCTGGGAGCGAACCTGACGCTGCTGGATGAGCCGACGATGCGGCTGATCGGGGATCGTGACCTGATCCGGATTGACCAGACTGCGCTTGCGAGCCGCGAGGTGTTGCATGAGGGCGATCTACGTGTGTGGCGGGCGGATTTGCCGGGCAAGGAGTACGCGATTGCCGTGTTCAACACGGGCGACGAGCCGCTGGCTGTGAAGAAGGAACTTTCCGTGCTGGGGCTTGCCGGGCGCTACTCCGCCCGCAGGGCTGGCGGGAAGGGCATTGCGTCGCAGGTGGTTGAGGAGACCGTGGCACCGCACGGCAGCGCGTTGTTCTTCGCTAAGTAG
- a CDS encoding TetR/AcrR family transcriptional regulator, which translates to MPRAAAPTLAPRKTPLQTRSTVTVDAILEAAIQVLVSVGKEKLTTTLVAHRAGVSVGTLYQYFPNKSSLLQAALKRHMATVSGSIDETSRTLRGHSIFEMGSSLTTAYLKAKMHNVKESAALYAVSSDIDGMTIAKQAGLRGIQKAAELFATAPEKLTKEPQLIATVILSAFNGISRRLLEAKSPERELAPLREELLALIHAYLQTCVAT; encoded by the coding sequence TTGCCCCGCGCCGCCGCACCTACGTTAGCCCCGCGAAAGACGCCCCTTCAGACGCGTTCCACCGTCACAGTCGACGCCATTCTTGAGGCCGCCATTCAGGTTCTGGTCTCCGTCGGCAAAGAGAAGCTGACCACCACCCTGGTCGCCCACCGCGCCGGAGTCTCCGTCGGCACGCTCTACCAGTACTTTCCCAACAAGAGCTCGCTTCTACAGGCCGCGCTCAAGCGCCACATGGCCACCGTCAGCGGTTCCATCGACGAAACTTCCCGTACACTGCGCGGACACAGCATCTTTGAGATGGGCTCATCTCTCACCACCGCTTACCTGAAAGCCAAGATGCACAACGTGAAAGAGAGTGCCGCGCTCTACGCTGTCAGCTCCGACATCGATGGCATGACCATCGCCAAGCAGGCAGGCCTGCGCGGCATTCAAAAAGCCGCCGAGCTCTTCGCCACCGCGCCCGAAAAACTCACCAAGGAGCCCCAGTTGATCGCCACCGTCATTCTCTCCGCGTTCAACGGCATCTCCCGCCGCCTGCTCGAAGCCAAGTCCCCGGAACGCGAACTCGCACCCCTGCGCGAAGAGCTGCTCGCCCTCATCCACGCCTATCTGCAGACCTGCGTCGCTACTTAG